A single region of the Candidatus Eisenbacteria bacterium genome encodes:
- a CDS encoding GNAT family N-acetyltransferase: MLRIRRARSDDGPGIHAAHAAAILVTCRSHYAAEEVAVWAERLTPASYAEDVVQRDVFVAEDGARILGFGVLDANDREVRAVYVHPDAGRRGMGRALLHVLETTARLRGPGRLHLDSSLNAVPFYLAAGWARERATTHTLAPGRDIACVVMTKTLAELPVVVREETPADADAIRAVNEAAFGRAGEGVLVDRLRHAGALGLSLLAVLDGAVAGHLALSPVTIDGACGAPLGLGPMAVLPAYQGNGIGSRLVEEGLARARERGHGAVVVLGHPEFYPRFGFVPA; the protein is encoded by the coding sequence ATGCTCCGCATTCGCCGCGCGCGTTCCGACGACGGACCCGGCATCCACGCCGCCCACGCCGCGGCGATCCTCGTCACCTGCCGGAGTCACTACGCCGCGGAGGAGGTGGCGGTGTGGGCGGAGCGTCTCACGCCGGCGAGCTACGCCGAGGACGTCGTCCAGCGCGACGTCTTCGTCGCCGAGGATGGTGCGCGGATCCTCGGCTTCGGCGTGCTCGATGCAAACGATCGGGAGGTCCGCGCGGTGTACGTGCACCCGGACGCGGGGCGGCGGGGCATGGGGCGGGCGCTCCTCCACGTCCTCGAGACGACGGCACGCCTTCGCGGCCCGGGGCGCCTCCACCTGGACTCGTCGCTCAACGCGGTCCCGTTCTACCTCGCCGCAGGCTGGGCGCGGGAGCGCGCGACCACGCACACGCTGGCGCCCGGACGCGACATCGCGTGCGTCGTCATGACGAAGACGCTCGCGGAGCTGCCCGTCGTCGTGCGCGAGGAGACGCCGGCGGATGCGGACGCCATCCGCGCCGTCAACGAGGCCGCGTTCGGCCGCGCCGGCGAGGGCGTGCTCGTGGATCGCCTCCGCCACGCGGGCGCACTCGGGCTGTCGCTGCTCGCGGTGCTCGACGGGGCCGTCGCCGGCCATCTCGCTCTCAGCCCGGTCACGATCGATGGCGCATGCGGCGCGCCGCTCGGCCTCGGGCCGATGGCCGTGCTTCCGGCGTACCAAGGAAACGGCATCGGCTCGCGCCTGGTCGAGGAGGGACTCGCACGGGCGCGCGAGCGCGGCCATGGCGCGGTGGTCGTCCTCGGTCATCCCGAATTCTATCCGCGCTTCGGCTTCGTGCCGGCG